Proteins found in one Pseudomonas mosselii genomic segment:
- the tyrS gene encoding tyrosine--tRNA ligase, with protein sequence MKSVEEQLALIKRGAEEVLVESELVEKLKRGQPLRIKAGFDPTAPDLHLGHTVLINKLRQFQELGHQVIFLIGDFTGMIGDPSGKSATRPPLTREQVLDNAETYKQQVFKILDPAKTEVAFNSTWMDKLTPADFIRLASQYTVARMLERDDFDKRYTTNQPIAIHEFLYPLVQGYDSVALQADVELGGTDQKFNLLMGRELQRAYGQEAQNIVTMPLLEGLDGVKKMSKSLGNYVGIQEAPGVMYSKLVSIPDTLMWRYFELLSFRSMEEIDQFRADVENGANPRDIKIKLAEEIVARFHGEEAAANAHRAAGNRMKEGELPEDLPEIEVVAAEDLPIAAVLNRAGLVKNSAQARDLLGAGAVKVDGAVVDRDFMFVIGATHVCQAGKKAFARVSLKAE encoded by the coding sequence ATGAAGTCGGTTGAAGAGCAGCTGGCGCTTATCAAGCGCGGTGCGGAAGAGGTACTGGTCGAATCGGAACTGGTGGAGAAGCTCAAGCGCGGCCAGCCGCTGCGCATCAAGGCGGGCTTCGATCCAACCGCGCCCGACCTGCACCTGGGGCACACGGTGCTGATCAACAAGCTGCGCCAGTTCCAGGAGCTGGGGCATCAGGTCATCTTCCTGATCGGCGACTTCACCGGCATGATCGGTGATCCGAGCGGCAAGAGTGCCACCCGTCCGCCGCTGACCCGCGAGCAGGTGCTGGACAACGCCGAGACCTACAAGCAGCAGGTGTTCAAGATCCTCGATCCGGCCAAGACCGAGGTGGCGTTCAACTCCACCTGGATGGACAAGCTCACGCCTGCCGACTTCATTCGCCTGGCCTCGCAGTACACCGTGGCGCGCATGCTCGAGCGCGACGACTTCGACAAGCGCTACACCACCAACCAGCCGATCGCGATCCATGAGTTCCTCTATCCGCTGGTGCAGGGTTACGACTCCGTCGCCTTGCAGGCCGATGTCGAGCTAGGTGGCACCGACCAGAAGTTCAACCTGCTGATGGGGCGCGAGCTGCAACGCGCCTACGGTCAGGAGGCGCAGAACATCGTCACCATGCCGCTGCTCGAAGGGCTGGATGGCGTTAAGAAGATGTCCAAGTCGCTGGGCAATTATGTCGGTATCCAGGAAGCACCCGGGGTGATGTACAGCAAGCTTGTGTCGATTCCTGATACCTTGATGTGGCGTTACTTCGAGCTGTTGAGCTTCCGTTCGATGGAAGAGATCGATCAGTTCAGAGCGGATGTAGAAAATGGCGCCAACCCGCGCGACATCAAGATCAAGCTGGCCGAGGAGATCGTTGCCCGCTTTCATGGTGAAGAGGCTGCGGCCAATGCGCACCGTGCCGCGGGCAATCGCATGAAGGAAGGCGAGTTGCCGGAGGACCTGCCGGAGATCGAAGTGGTCGCCGCTGAAGATCTGCCGATCGCCGCCGTGCTGAACCGGGCTGGCCTGGTGAAGAACTCGGCGCAGGCGCGGGATTTGCTCGGCGCTGGTGCGGTCAAGGTAGATGGCGCGGTGGTCGATCGTGATTTCATGTTCGTGATTGGTGCGACCCATGTGTGCCAGGCGGGCAAAAAGGCGTTTGCCCGGGTCAGCCTCAAGGCTGAGTGA
- a CDS encoding peptidoglycan DD-metalloendopeptidase family protein, whose product MTNETPKAPPLYPKSHLLAASGIAALLSLALLVFPSSEVEAKKTTLSLELESPAEQLKDESRSTPLVEAGQSSDSPFAQIDGAEPETAKAEPAPASKPEEKTPGHREVVVSRGDTLSTLFNKVGLPANVVHDVLASSKQAKQFSQLKHGQVLQFELDKDGQLTSLHSKVSNLETIRLNKTDKGFAFEREISKPVVRTAYAHGVIKSSLSASAQRAGLSHSMTMDMARILGYDIDFAQDIRPGDEFDVVYEQKMMDGKVVGTGNILSARFTNRGKTYTAVRYTNKQGNTNYYTADGNSLRKAFIRTPVDFARISSRFSAGRKHPILNKIRAHKGVDYAAPRGTPIKAAGDGRIELAGRRGGYGNTVIIAHGNSYKTLYGHMQGFAKGIKTGSSVKQGQIIGYIGTTGLSTGPHLHYEFQVNGVHVDPLSQKVPMADPIAKAERQRFNQQSQPLIARMDQEKATLLAANKR is encoded by the coding sequence ATGACCAACGAAACGCCTAAAGCGCCCCCGCTTTATCCGAAAAGCCATCTGTTGGCCGCCAGCGGCATTGCCGCCCTCCTCAGCCTGGCCTTGCTGGTCTTCCCTTCCAGCGAAGTGGAAGCCAAGAAAACCACCCTCAGCCTGGAGCTCGAGAGCCCGGCAGAACAGCTCAAGGACGAATCCCGCAGCACCCCCCTCGTAGAGGCCGGGCAGAGCAGCGACTCGCCATTCGCCCAGATCGACGGCGCCGAGCCCGAGACCGCCAAGGCGGAACCGGCCCCTGCCTCCAAACCAGAAGAGAAGACGCCAGGCCACCGTGAAGTGGTGGTCAGCCGCGGCGATACGCTTTCGACCCTGTTCAACAAGGTCGGCCTACCGGCCAACGTCGTGCACGACGTGCTGGCGAGCAGCAAGCAGGCCAAGCAGTTCAGCCAGCTCAAGCACGGCCAGGTGCTGCAGTTCGAACTGGACAAGGATGGACAGCTGACCAGCCTGCACAGCAAGGTCAGCAATCTCGAGACCATCCGCCTGAACAAGACCGACAAGGGCTTCGCCTTCGAGCGCGAGATCAGCAAGCCGGTGGTCCGCACCGCCTACGCCCATGGCGTGATCAAGAGCTCGTTGTCCGCCTCCGCCCAGCGCGCTGGCCTGTCCCACAGCATGACCATGGACATGGCGCGCATCCTCGGCTACGACATCGACTTCGCCCAGGACATCCGTCCTGGCGACGAATTCGACGTGGTCTACGAGCAGAAGATGATGGACGGCAAGGTGGTCGGTACCGGCAATATCCTCTCCGCCCGCTTCACCAACCGCGGCAAGACCTACACCGCCGTGCGCTACACCAACAAGCAAGGCAACACCAACTACTACACCGCCGACGGCAACAGCCTACGCAAGGCGTTCATCCGCACCCCGGTGGACTTTGCTCGCATCAGCTCGCGCTTCTCGGCAGGGCGCAAGCACCCGATTCTCAACAAGATCCGTGCGCACAAGGGCGTCGACTACGCCGCACCGCGCGGCACGCCGATCAAGGCCGCCGGCGACGGTCGCATCGAGCTGGCCGGCCGCCGCGGCGGCTACGGCAACACCGTGATCATCGCCCACGGCAATTCCTACAAGACGCTCTACGGCCACATGCAGGGTTTCGCCAAGGGCATCAAGACCGGCTCCAGCGTCAAGCAGGGACAGATCATCGGCTACATCGGCACCACCGGCCTGTCGACCGGCCCACACCTGCACTACGAGTTCCAGGTCAACGGTGTCCACGTCGACCCGCTGAGCCAGAAGGTGCCGATGGCCGACCCGATCGCCAAGGCCGAGCGCCAACGCTTCAACCAGCAGAGCCAGCCCCTGATCGCCCGCATGGATCAGGAAAAGGCCACCCTGCTCGCCGCCAACAAGCGCTGA
- a CDS encoding anhydro-N-acetylmuramic acid kinase — protein MALYLGVMSGTSLDGLDIALIEQDEQLRLLATHYIPMPVDLRQDLLGLCASGPDEIARAALAENRWATLAAQGINHLLAAEGLAPDAIRAIGSHGQTVRHEPARGFTVQIGNPALLAELTGICVVGDFRRRDVAAGGQGAPLVPAFHEALFSHLGQRLAILNVGGFSNLSLIEHDQPVHGFDCGPGNVLLDAWIERKQGQAFDADGAWAASGSVRQDLLSALLSDPFFAGSGPKSTGREVFNLPWLDAHLARLPAYRDEDVQATLLELTARSIIDSLRQAQDDTEALLVCGGGARNGALMARLATLLPAAEVASTAAHGVDPDWVEAMAFAWLAHCCLENIPANRPSVTAARGLRILGAIYPA, from the coding sequence ATGGCGCTCTACCTGGGGGTGATGTCCGGCACCAGCCTTGATGGCCTGGACATCGCCCTGATCGAACAAGACGAGCAGCTGCGGCTGCTCGCCACCCATTACATCCCCATGCCCGTAGACCTGCGCCAGGACCTGCTCGGCCTCTGCGCCAGCGGCCCCGACGAGATCGCCCGCGCGGCCCTGGCGGAAAACCGCTGGGCCACCCTGGCGGCCCAAGGCATCAATCACCTGCTGGCCGCCGAGGGCCTGGCCCCCGACGCCATTCGCGCCATCGGCAGCCACGGCCAGACGGTTCGCCATGAGCCGGCCCGTGGTTTTACCGTGCAGATCGGCAACCCGGCCCTGCTGGCCGAGCTCACTGGCATCTGCGTGGTGGGTGACTTCCGGCGCCGCGACGTGGCGGCGGGTGGCCAGGGCGCACCGTTGGTGCCAGCGTTTCACGAAGCCCTGTTCAGCCATCTCGGCCAGCGCCTGGCGATCCTCAACGTGGGGGGCTTCAGCAACCTGAGCCTGATCGAGCACGACCAGCCGGTACATGGCTTCGACTGCGGCCCGGGCAATGTGCTGCTGGATGCCTGGATCGAACGCAAGCAGGGTCAAGCGTTCGATGCCGACGGTGCCTGGGCGGCCAGCGGTAGCGTCCGCCAGGACCTGCTGAGCGCCCTGCTGAGCGACCCGTTCTTCGCCGGCAGCGGCCCGAAGAGCACCGGGCGCGAGGTATTCAACCTGCCCTGGCTGGACGCCCATTTGGCGCGCCTGCCGGCGTACCGTGACGAAGATGTCCAGGCCACCCTGCTGGAGCTGACGGCGCGCAGCATCATCGACTCGCTGCGCCAGGCCCAGGACGACACCGAGGCCCTGCTGGTCTGCGGCGGGGGCGCGCGCAACGGTGCCTTGATGGCGCGCCTGGCAACCCTGCTGCCGGCTGCCGAGGTCGCCAGCACCGCCGCACATGGTGTGGACCCCGACTGGGTCGAGGCCATGGCCTTCGCCTGGCTGGCCCATTGCTGCCTGGAGAATATCCCGGCCAATCGTCCCAGCGTGACCGCCGCCCGCGGCCTGCGCATCCTCGGCGCGATCTACCCCGCCTGA
- the erpA gene encoding iron-sulfur cluster insertion protein ErpA, whose product MSVETFTPTALEFTPGAAHKVKTLVSEEGNDRLKLRVFVTGGGCSGFQYGFTFDEEVADDDTIVEREGVALVVDPMSFQYLAGAEVDYQEGLEGSRFVIKNPNATTTCGCGSSFSI is encoded by the coding sequence ATGAGTGTCGAAACCTTCACCCCCACGGCTTTGGAATTCACCCCCGGGGCTGCGCACAAGGTCAAGACCTTGGTCAGCGAAGAGGGCAACGACCGGCTGAAGCTGCGTGTGTTCGTGACGGGCGGCGGCTGCTCGGGCTTCCAGTACGGCTTCACCTTCGATGAGGAGGTGGCCGATGACGACACCATCGTCGAGCGTGAAGGTGTCGCCCTGGTCGTCGATCCGATGAGCTTCCAGTACCTGGCCGGTGCCGAAGTCGACTACCAGGAAGGCCTGGAAGGTTCGCGCTTCGTGATCAAGAACCCGAACGCCACCACCACCTGCGGTTGCGGTTCGTCGTTCTCGATCTGA
- the argC gene encoding N-acetyl-gamma-glutamyl-phosphate reductase, whose product MIKVGIVGGTGYTGVELLRLLAQHPQAEVAVITSRSEAGVAVADMYPNLRGHYDGLAFSVPDSKALAACDVVFFATPHGVAHALAGELLAAGTKVIDLSADFRLQDAAEWGKWYGQPHGAPELLKDAVYGLPEVNREKIRQARLIAVPGCYPTATQLGLLPLLEAGLADPSRLIADCKSGVSGAGRGAAVGSLFCEAGESMKAYAVKGHRHLPEISQGLRQAAGKDIGLTFVPHLTPMIRGIHATLYATVADTSVDLQALFEKRYANEPFVDVMPAGSHPETRSVRGANVCRIAVHRPQGGDLVVVLSVIDNLVKGASGQAVQNLNILFGLDERMGLSHAGLLP is encoded by the coding sequence ATGATCAAGGTCGGTATCGTCGGCGGCACGGGTTACACCGGTGTCGAACTGCTGCGTCTGCTAGCGCAGCACCCACAGGCCGAAGTGGCGGTCATCACTTCGCGATCCGAGGCGGGCGTGGCGGTTGCCGACATGTACCCGAACCTGCGCGGCCACTACGACGGCCTGGCGTTCAGCGTGCCGGACAGCAAGGCCCTGGCGGCCTGCGACGTGGTGTTCTTCGCCACGCCCCACGGCGTTGCCCACGCCCTGGCCGGCGAGCTGCTGGCGGCCGGCACCAAGGTCATCGACCTTTCCGCCGACTTCCGCCTGCAGGACGCCGCCGAATGGGGCAAGTGGTACGGCCAGCCCCATGGCGCCCCTGAGCTTCTCAAGGACGCCGTCTACGGCCTGCCCGAGGTGAACCGCGAGAAGATCCGCCAGGCGCGCCTGATCGCCGTGCCGGGTTGCTACCCGACCGCCACCCAGCTGGGCTTGCTGCCGCTGCTGGAAGCCGGTCTGGCCGACCCGTCGCGGCTGATCGCCGACTGCAAGTCGGGCGTCAGTGGAGCCGGTCGTGGCGCCGCTGTAGGTTCGCTGTTCTGCGAGGCCGGGGAGAGCATGAAGGCCTACGCGGTCAAGGGCCACCGTCACCTTCCGGAGATCAGCCAGGGCCTGCGCCAGGCGGCAGGCAAGGACATTGGCCTGACCTTCGTGCCGCACCTGACCCCGATGATCCGCGGCATCCATGCCACCCTGTACGCGACGGTCGCCGATACCTCGGTCGACCTGCAGGCACTGTTCGAGAAACGCTACGCCAATGAACCGTTCGTCGACGTGATGCCGGCCGGCAGCCATCCGGAAACCCGCAGCGTGCGCGGTGCCAACGTCTGCCGCATCGCCGTGCACCGGCCTCAGGGCGGTGACCTGGTGGTGGTGCTGTCGGTAATCGACAATCTGGTCAAGGGCGCGTCGGGCCAGGCAGTGCAGAACCTCAACATCCTGTTCGGGCTCGACGAGCGCATGGGCCTGTCCCACGCCGGCCTGCTGCCGTAA
- the hemJ gene encoding protoporphyrinogen oxidase HemJ: MLYLWIKALHIVSVVCWFAGLFYLPRLFVYHAQSQDSISLERFITMERKLYRGIMNPAMIATYVFGGWMLYLNPGWLSQGWLHAKLTLVALLTVYHHMCGAQRKRFAAGTNTRSHVYYRWFNEAPVLMLLGVVILVVVKPF; encoded by the coding sequence ATGCTCTATCTATGGATCAAGGCGCTGCATATCGTCAGTGTGGTCTGCTGGTTCGCCGGCCTGTTCTACCTGCCACGCCTGTTCGTCTATCACGCCCAGAGCCAGGACAGCATCAGCCTCGAGCGCTTCATCACCATGGAGCGCAAGCTGTACCGGGGCATCATGAACCCGGCGATGATCGCCACCTACGTGTTCGGCGGCTGGATGCTGTACTTGAATCCCGGCTGGCTGAGCCAGGGCTGGCTGCATGCCAAGCTCACCCTGGTGGCCCTGCTCACTGTCTACCATCACATGTGCGGCGCCCAGCGCAAACGCTTCGCCGCCGGCACCAACACCCGCAGCCATGTGTACTACCGCTGGTTCAACGAAGCACCGGTGCTGATGTTGCTGGGCGTCGTAATTCTCGTGGTGGTCAAGCCGTTCTGA